The genomic segment CATGGGCAACGCCATATACTTGTGGTGATATTTCATTGCGTATCATAGGGGCAAGCGTGCGGTCATAAAAGCCGCCGCCCATTCCGAGGCGCTGGGCTGAGTCATCAAAAGCCACTAAAGGTGTAAAAACAATATCAAGCAGTGATATAGGCACGATATCAGCCACATTGAGTTTGGGCTCGGGTATACCGAAGCGATTGGTAACCATCTTACTGTTTTGCTGATACTTCACAAACACCAAATGCCCTTTGCAAAAAGGGTGGAGTACTGGGAGGCACAGAGTTTTTCCTTGTTGCCACGCATCTTGAATGAGGAGTTCTAAGTCTATTTCGCCATCTTGTGCTAGGTAACAAGCGATAACATTTGCATTTCTATATTGTGTTAAAGCATTAATTTGCACCAGAATCCGTTCGCTGGCATCGAGCTGCTGAGTTTGGCTTAGGCTATTGCGCAGACTGCGAAAGTGTTTACGCATCTGACTTCGATTGCTAGGAAGTGTGCTAGGTGCTGACATGAGAATACGGATTGAAGTGCTGGTTAGAGAACATAATAATGAATGATCCCACAAGTTCATGGGTTACGTAAGCTTGATGCTGCATCAGGCATAGATGCAGCATCAATTTAACCCAGTACAGACTAATAGGTATCTATATACAGTTTAGTCAGACGCTCTTTGTCTACTTTTACCGCAACATCTATTTGTTGGGCCCCTAACCAATCTGGGCTGGCAGTGGTATTTTCAGGGGCAACAGAAGTTTGACCTATGTTAAGCGGGTCGGTTGATACACGGGCATGACCACGCACAATCTCGAACAGGCTGGGGTCAACTAAATGGGCGATAGGCATAGCATCGTGGAAGAAACACACGCGGTCTTCACGATTTTGCGAATAAAAGTCCATGTAGAACTGAGCTGCATCATGCACAAAGCCACCAAGTTTGGCGTTATTTTCACGCAGTGATTCTAAAAATGCCGGTTCGAATGGCACCGTCATGGTTACGTCTAAACCAAACATGGTCAGGTTCCAATCAGCAGCAAAAACGATTTCGGCTGCGTAGGCATCGTTCCAAATATTGGCTTCTGCCACAGGAGTTACGTTGCCGGGTACAAAT from the Paraglaciecola mesophila genome contains:
- a CDS encoding 5-formyltetrahydrofolate cyclo-ligase — protein: MRKHFRSLRNSLSQTQQLDASERILVQINALTQYRNANVIACYLAQDGEIDLELLIQDAWQQGKTLCLPVLHPFCKGHLVFVKYQQNSKMVTNRFGIPEPKLNVADIVPISLLDIVFTPLVAFDDSAQRLGMGGGFYDRTLAPMIRNEISPQVYGVAHDCQRVDEGLVNEKWDIPMQKIITPSSIFNAS
- a CDS encoding nucleoside hydrolase gives rise to the protein MSHKIILDTDPGIDDAMAIFFAFQSPDIDVLGLTTVYGNVPVEMAAQNALTLCEMAGVDIPVCKGVGMPWVGPQSKYAHFVHGNDGFGDVCPEPSKRELDPRSSAQFIVDMARQYPGEITVVAIGPLGNLALALRLEPELPKLLKGVSIMGGAAFVPGNVTPVAEANIWNDAYAAEIVFAADWNLTMFGLDVTMTVPFEPAFLESLRENNAKLGGFVHDAAQFYMDFYSQNREDRVCFFHDAMPIAHLVDPSLFEIVRGHARVSTDPLNIGQTSVAPENTTASPDWLGAQQIDVAVKVDKERLTKLYIDTY